In Conger conger chromosome 12, fConCon1.1, whole genome shotgun sequence, one DNA window encodes the following:
- the LOC133141463 gene encoding uncharacterized protein LOC133141463 encodes MKPSRRKQGVLRRAKSDRPQESSSSGDSSDSGSDSDSSSDLIGPPIPSKLATHGDPDDIVGPPLPPGYRGSLADDDDDEEDMQDEDDDNPVKRIPDTHEITLQHGTKTVSALGLDPSGARLVTGGYDYDVRFWDFAGMDAALQAFRSLQPCECHQIKSLQYSVTGDVILVVAGSAQAKVLDRDGFPVLECVKGDQYIVDMANTKGHTAMLNSGCWHPKIKEEFLTCSNDGTVRTWDLNSEKKHKSVFKPRSLQGKRVTPTCCSYSRDGKLIAASRESRREDAVYTSGSASCISVQIKTVSRGPRPAHEQVSAGRHFINVINLEDEDLLEHLPSRQASASPTGPTSTPVSPHTHRPGAPGPNHTSTEQMTVETVLDTQLGLHASYLLPCVTPVYKAQLRSPLSLPNSSRLGLGLRDSLGLSVSFRDVEEQSTSSRGGVGRSADAFDSMMERSGKFSDGPLDLSDTGDTLTELGGLRGASTYSLGPSDSLRDRFLRRGEQNNMGVEEEEQREELRAWMKKKQKERIAEYRRQREEKREQEHRPFTPSSTQNLTSRDLSTNKKMKEKKEKTLLLEHHTLRAREACSLITELLKPSPALPTLTKAQPSQSTNQSSRRPKAHPSQSTNQSSRRSAAFCAVEEENDDEQLLSPWNPPLEIRRLLGLDNQGSVEERSGAPGSGAGVWLKGLDRDSPSESTGSILSKLDWTAIEKMVAEEDQV; translated from the exons ATGAAGCCCAGCAGAAGGAAGCAGGGAGTTCTCAGAAGAGCAAAGTCAGACCG GCCGCAGGAGAGTAGCAGCAGTGGGGACAGCAGCGATAGTGGTTCTGATTCCGACTCCAGCTCCGACCTCATTggcccccccatcccctccaAGCTTGCTACCCACGGAGATCCCGACGACATTGTGGGCCCCCCACTTCCTCCGGGGTACAGAGGCAGTTTGGCggacgatgatgatgacgagGAAGACATGCAGGACGAAGACGATGAC AACCCAGTCAAAAGAATTCCAGACACGCATGAAATCACACTGCAGCATGGCACAAAAACG GTATCCGCTCTGGGCTTGGACCCCTCGGGTGCTCGGCTGGTTACCGGGGGATACGACTATGATGTGAGATTTTGGGACTTTGCCGGGATGGATGCTGCTCTGCAGGCTTTTCGATCCCTGCAGCCCTGTGAGTG CCACCAGATAAAGTCCCTGCAGTACAGCGTCACGGGCGATGTCATCCTGGTGGTTGCAGGCAGTGCTCAGGCTAAGGTCCTGGACCGGGATGGCTTCCCGGTTCTGGAGTGCGTGAAGGGGGATCAGTACATCGTGGACATGGCCAACACGAAG GGTCACACTGCAATGTTGAACAGTGGCTGCTGGCATCCAAAGATCAAGGAAGAGTTCCTGACGTGCTCAAACGATGG TACGGTGCGTACCTGGGACCTGAACTCGGAGAAGAAGCACAAGTCCGTGTTCAAGCCCCGCTCCCTGCAGGGTAAGAGGGTCACCCCCACCTGCTGCTCCTACAGCCGGGACGGAAAGCTCATCGCGGCCAGTC gtgagagcaggagagaggacgCTGTGTACACTTCAGGCTCCGCCTCCTGCATCTCAGTCCAGATCAAGACCGTCTCCCGGGGGCCGAGGCCTGCCCATGAGCAG GTCAGCGCAGGACGACACTTCATCAACGTGATTAATCTGGAGGACGAGGATCTGCTGGAGCACCTGCCCTCCCGCCAGGCTTCTGCCTCCCCGACCGGGCCGACCTCCACCCCCGtctccccccacacccaccgGCCTGGAGCTCCTGGCCCAAATCACACCTCCACTGAGCAAATGACTGTGGAGACTGTGCTCGACACACAGCTGG GTCTGCACGCCTCCTATCTATTGCCGTGTGTTACACCCGTCTACAAGGCACAGCTTCGCTCT CCTCTCAGCCTCCCCAACTCTTCGCGTCTCGGTCTGGGCCTCAGGGACTCTTTGGGCCTCAGTGTGAGCTTCAGGGACGTGGAGGAGCAGAGCACCAGCAGCAGGGGTGGTGTGGGAAGATCAGCAGACG CTTTTGATTCCATGATGGAAAGGTCTGgaaa GTTTTCAGACGGGCCTCTGGACCTGAGTGACACGGGCGACACCCTGACAGAGTTGGGCGGGCTGAGAGGTGCCTCCACCTATTCACTCGGCCCATCAGACTCACTGAGAGACAGGTTTCTCAG ACGGGGTGAGCAGAACAAcatgggggtggaggaggaggagcagcgagAGGAACTGCGGGCATGgatgaagaagaagcagaaagaaAGGATTGCAGAATAccgcagacagagggaggagaagagagagcaagagcacCGGCCCTTCACACCTTCGTCCACTCAG AATCTGACCTCCAGAGATCTTTCTACCAACAAGAAAATGAAGGAAAAGAAGGAAAA GACATTGCTGCTGGAACACCACACCCTCAGAGCCCGAGAGGCCTGTAGCTTGATTACAGAGCTGCTCAAGCCGTCCCCAGCCCTGCCCACCCTCACCAAGGCCCAGCCCTCACAAagcaccaatcagagcagcCGCAGGCCCAAGGCCCACCCCTCACAAagcaccaatcagagcagcCGCAGGTCAGCAGCTTTCTGTGCC gtagaggaggagaATGATGACGAGCAGCTCCTGAGCCCATGGAACCCTCCTCTGGAGATCCGACGCTTGCTTGGCCTGGACAACCAG GGCTCTGTGGAAGAGCGGAGTGGAGCTCCAGGGAgtggagctggagtctggctGAAGGGGCTGGACAGGGACTCCCCCTCTGAGAGCACTGGCAGTATCCTCAGCAAACTGGACTGGACCGCCATCGAGAAGATGGTGGCCGAGGAGGACCAAGTCTGA
- the LOC133142000 gene encoding organic cation/carnitine transporter 2-like isoform X2 has translation MLLPLAAFFIRDWRMLLIAINVPGVFYLPLWRLIPESPRWLLSQGRVEEAEAILRAAARKNRVTAPEVIFQPLQTENKTEKLSRHNVGDLVKSKNIRWITIMLSFVWIAASIGYFALALNSSNLHGNPFLNCFLSAAVEVPGIILSWPLLRSCSRRLCLFASLFLSGVLLLFTPLIPRDLKLVSIALEMMGKFGFSVALTIVYPFTAELYPTVLRNTAVGTCSMAARLGSIAAPYFLYLGTYSKSLPYILMGGLCVLGGLLSLLLPETYGMPLPETLDHMQTIQRFKKTQNSNTLSGDTTAVENDSVF, from the exons ATGTTGCTTCCGCTGGCAGCCTTCTTCATCAGAGACTGGAGAATGCTGCTGATTGCCATCAATGTCCCAGGAGTTTTCTATCTCCCTCTTTGGAG GTTGATCCCGGAGTCCCCTCGATGGCTTCTCTCCCAGGGCCgggtggaggaggcggaggcTATTTTGAGAGCCGCTGCCAGGAAGAACAGAGTCACAGCTCCAGAGGTCATCTTTCAGCCTCTCCAG ACAGAAAACAAGACAGAAAAATTGAGCCGTCACAACGTCGGTGATCTTGTGAAGTCCAAGAACATCCGCTGGATTACGATCATGCTGAGCTTTGTGTG GATTGCAGCCTCCATTGGGTACTTTGCCTTAGCATTGAACTCCTCCAATCTGCATGGTAACCCCTTCCTGAACTGTTTCCTCTCTGCGGCTGTCGAGGTCCCGGGCATCATTCTGTCCTGGCCCTTACTTCGCTCATGCTCAAGGAGATTGTGCCTCTTTGCCTCGCTGTTCCTCAGTGGAGTGTTACTGCTGTTTACTCCGCTTATACCAAGAG ATTTGAAATTGGTATCTATTGCACTGGAGATGATGGGGAAATTTGGATTCTCAGTGGCTTTGACTATCGTGTATCCCTTCACGGCGGAGCTGTACCCCACAGTCCTGAGGAACACCGCGGTGGGCACCTGCTCCATGGCTGCTCGGCTGGGCAGCATTGCTGCCCCCTACTTCCTCTATCTGG GAACCTATTCCAAGTCCTTGCCGTACATATTAATGGGGGGCCTCTGTGTTTTGGGAGGGTTGCTTAGCCTCCTACTTCCTGAAACCTACGGTATGCCTCTCCCTGAGACCCTCGATCACATGCAGACGATTCAAAG gtttaaaaagacacaaaatTCAAATACTCTTTCCGGGGATACAACAGCAGTGGAAAATGATTCAGTGTTTTGA